The following are encoded in a window of Chionomys nivalis chromosome X, mChiNiv1.1, whole genome shotgun sequence genomic DNA:
- the LOC130867215 gene encoding 40S ribosomal protein S6-like, protein MKLNISFAATSCQKLMEVDDDCKLRTFYEKHMATEVAADALGEEWKGYVVRISGGNDKQGFPMKQGVLTHGRVRLLLSKGHSCYRPRRTGERKCKSVRGCIVDAILSVLNLVIVKKGGKDIPGLTDTTVPRRLGPKRASKIQKLFNLSKEDDVRQYIVRKPLNKEGKKPRTKAPKIQRLVTPRVLQHKCRRIALKKQRTKKNKEEAAEYAKLLAKRMKEAKEKRQE, encoded by the coding sequence ATGAAGCTGAATATCTCCTTTGCTGCCACCAGCTGCCAGAAACTCATGGAAGTGGACGATGATTGCAAGCTTCGGACCTTCTATGAGAAGCACATGGCCACGGAAGTGGCTGCCGATGCCCTGGGTGAAGAGTGGAAGGGTTACGTGGTCCGAATCAGTGGTGGCAATGACAAGCAAGGTTTTCCCATGAAACAAGGTGTCCTGACCCATGGCAGAGTGCGCCTGCTGTTGAGTAAAGGGCATTCCTGTTATAGACCAAGGAGAACCGGAGAGAGGAAGTGCAAATCTGTCCGAGGATGCATTGTGGATGCCATTCTGAGTGTTCTCAACTTGGTTATTgtaaaaaaaggagggaaggatatTCCTGGACTGACAGATACTACTGTGCCTCGTAGGTTGGGACCTAAAAGAGCTAGCAAAATCCAAAagctttttaatctttctaaagaaGATGATGTCCGCCAGTACATTGTCAGAAAGCCTTTAAACAAAGAAGGTAAGAAGCCCAGGACCAAGGCACCCAAGATTCAGCGTCTTGTGACTCCACGTGTCCTGCAACACAAATGCCGGCGTATTGCTCTGAAGAAGCaacgaacaaagaaaaataaggaggaggctgcagaatatgctaaacttttggccaagagaatgaaggaagccaaagaaaagcgCCAGGAATAG